Within Leptospira noumeaensis, the genomic segment GAGGCATAAAGTTTACTCTTCCGTAACCCCTGTAATGGTAAATCCATCTAGTAGCATATAAGGAACAAAAGAAGACTCACCCAAAAGCTCACCTTCTTTGGAGATGGCTTCGATTTGACCTAGTGCATCAAATGCATTTCCCACAATTTGAACCTCTCTGACGGGGATTTTTTCGCCATTTTCTAAAAGGTATCCGCCCTTGATCACTCCCGAAAAATCACCCGAAGCTCCATCTTTAGTACCTGAAATTCGGTTCACAAATAGAGTTTTTCCAGGGAGTTTCAAAAAATCGTCTTTTGCGGAAGTTCCTGGGGCAATTTGTAATTGTTTGGGGCCGCATCCTGGAAGGCTTTGAGCACCACCAGTGGCCGATCCATTGGATTTTTTAAGACCTGCTTTTTTGGCTTCATAGGTATTATAAAAAAAGGTTTCTAAAACTCCATTCGTCAGCACTGATTTTTTAGAAGTAGGTAGGCCTTCGCGGTCAAACCCAGTGGAACCCATCAAACTATTGTTTGTTGGATAATCCCAAATGGACAAAAGAGGGGAGGCCACTTTTTCGCCTAACTTTCCCGCCATTTTGGATTTGCCTTTCCTTAGGCTTGTTCCATTTAAAGAGCCAATAAAAAGACCAAGAAAAAAGGAATACACAGCTTCGGGAGGAAGTAAAACCTTACCTTGGAATCCAGAGATGGGTTTGGCATAAAGTGCGCCCATACATTTGTCTCCAAAATTCATAAAAGCTCTTTTCCATAGAGTTTGGAACTGGTTTTTATCAAACCCACTCGCAGAATCATAATCAAAACTTCCGACGAGATCCCCGTCCACACCCATTCCCATCACAGACGCTGATAGTTCTGCACCAAGTTCATGGGCCATCACACCCTTGGAAGACACAATGAGTTTATAACCTTTGCTAAGCGAAAAATCTCCCGAGTCAATATTGACCTTGGAATACAAATCATTTCTCCAACCGAGGGCTTCTTTCGCAGAATTGACCAAATCCTCAATTCCCATTGTATCTAAAGAAGGATCATACTGGTTGAAATGATTTTGGATGGGTTCTGGTTCTGGAAGTCCTAAATCAAAATCGGGAGTGGATTGGCTTTTTGCTAAACTATAGGCTTCTTCAATGGACTCGTAAAGACTAGGGATATGATTGGAGATGATAAAACCTTGGTTTCCCTCAGCGATCACACGAATCCCAAACATATTTTCTTCGGTCGCTGTGCAGTTGTTTAAGTCATTTTTTTCTAAACTCACATCTTCCGAGTAACCGTAACTAGAATAAATTTCTACTTGGTCGATCCCATTGGTTT encodes:
- a CDS encoding TldD/PmbA family protein; translation: MDRTSIEKRLNDQKDLLSNLVKKAKTNGIDQVEIYSSYGYSEDVSLEKNDLNNCTATEENMFGIRVIAEGNQGFIISNHIPSLYESIEEAYSLAKSQSTPDFDLGLPEPEPIQNHFNQYDPSLDTMGIEDLVNSAKEALGWRNDLYSKVNIDSGDFSLSKGYKLIVSSKGVMAHELGAELSASVMGMGVDGDLVGSFDYDSASGFDKNQFQTLWKRAFMNFGDKCMGALYAKPISGFQGKVLLPPEAVYSFFLGLFIGSLNGTSLRKGKSKMAGKLGEKVASPLLSIWDYPTNNSLMGSTGFDREGLPTSKKSVLTNGVLETFFYNTYEAKKAGLKKSNGSATGGAQSLPGCGPKQLQIAPGTSAKDDFLKLPGKTLFVNRISGTKDGASGDFSGVIKGGYLLENGEKIPVREVQIVGNAFDALGQIEAISKEGELLGESSFVPYMLLDGFTITGVTEE